The proteins below are encoded in one region of Lactuca sativa cultivar Salinas chromosome 3, Lsat_Salinas_v11, whole genome shotgun sequence:
- the LOC111915457 gene encoding uncharacterized protein LOC111915457 produces MAFANYSSLVHIETSSKHSIIKTSSFAISPKSSLSTSSLFSSHSRNRESRRLSSFLDILRIRRTVAVKPQASGANSVAEAFSEFKHLLLPITDRNPYLSEGTRQAAATTAALAKKYGADITVVVIDEKLKESLPEHDTQLSSIRWHLSEGGFQEFKLLERLGEGSKPTAIIGEIADDMNLDLVIMSMEAIHSKHVDANLLAEFIPCPVILLPL; encoded by the exons ATGGCGTTCGCAAACTATTCATCACTTGTTCATATCGAAACATCATCAAAACATTCGATAATAAAAACTTCTTCTTTTGCAATTTCTCCAAAATCATCATTATCGACATCTTCCTTATTTTCATCTCATTCCCGCAACCGTGAATCACGAAGGCTTTCGAGTTTTCTGGATATCCTAAGAATTCGTCGAACAG TTGCAGTCAAACCACAAGCTTCTGGGGCCAATTCAGTTGCTGAGGCCTTTTCTGAATTCAAACACCTTCTTCTTCCAATAACAGATAGGAATCCTTATCTCTCTGAAGGAACTAGACAG GCTGCAGCAACTACAGCTGCTTTGGCCAAGAAATATGGTGCTGACATAACTGTTGTGG TCATTGACGAAAAGCTGAAAGAATCATTACCTGAACATGACACTCAACTTTCAAGCATCCGTTGGCATTTGTCTGAAG GGGGGTTCCAAGAATTCAAGCTTTTAGAGAGACTTGGGGAAGGAAGCAAGCCAACTGCAATTATAGGTGAAATTGCAGATGATATGAATTTAGATTTGGTTATTATGAGTATGGAAGCCATCCATTCAAAGCATGTAGATGCAAACTTGCTAGCTGAGTTTATTCCTTGCCCTGTTATTCTTCTGCCATTGTAA